A part of Lactobacillus sp. ESL0700 genomic DNA contains:
- a CDS encoding ATP-binding cassette domain-containing protein has translation MSFLKVQNATKKIKDETILDDINLTIDRGTISGFIGTNGSGKTMLFRAILGFIKLSSGSIIVDEQPVGLNEERKVNVGAIIETPNFINSYSALQNLQYLAAIKNLIGEKEIITAMSVFGLNKYKDKKVKKFSLGMRQKLAIVQAFMEDQELLVLDEPTNGLDASSIKIFEQLMERLRSQGKTILIASHDDRVVKTIADNVYQMDMGKCSKI, from the coding sequence ATGAGCTTTTTAAAGGTACAAAATGCTACTAAGAAAATTAAGGACGAAACTATTTTGGATGACATTAATTTAACAATTGACCGAGGAACAATTAGTGGTTTTATAGGAACAAATGGCTCTGGCAAAACAATGTTGTTTCGGGCAATCTTGGGCTTTATTAAACTTAGTTCCGGTTCAATTATCGTTGATGAACAACCAGTTGGCTTAAATGAAGAGCGAAAAGTTAATGTTGGTGCAATTATTGAAACACCTAATTTTATTAATTCATATTCGGCATTGCAAAATTTACAGTACTTGGCAGCAATTAAGAATTTAATTGGTGAAAAAGAAATAATTACGGCAATGTCTGTTTTTGGCTTGAATAAATATAAAGATAAAAAAGTTAAGAAGTTTTCGCTCGGAATGAGACAAAAATTGGCAATTGTTCAAGCATTTATGGAAGATCAGGAATTATTAGTTCTTGATGAACCAACTAATGGTTTAGATGCAAGTTCAATTAAGATTTTTGAACAGTTGATGGAAAGATTACGTTCTCAAGGTAAAACGATTTTAATTGCTAGCCATGACGATCGTGTAGTTAAAACTATTGCAGACAATGTTTATCAAATGGATATGGGAAAGTGCTCAAAAATTTAA
- a CDS encoding Rgg/GadR/MutR family transcriptional regulator translates to MEISELLKKYRMAQKKSQQEWSGDIISRSFYAKVERGVHRISFEDLLNLLNFNHISVIEFINKLSSDNYPSNEKEKHLYHYIINSYYQKSETNLINAKEQVANSNLFNKKELLILINSLIALVNNNFDKIDKASKVEIETTLFNIENFNEFNLKLYCDCMHFYPLQTNLIISKNIVQKFLKIEKLQISVLGIISNILGLCIEHNYYSETDFFIDSAAQITTRPELFFYKNMIEFFKSMIAYHYDHKKYHLEYCFWVIKTIKTNGMPEYAEDLKKYLYQNCQPLKKEIESRKKSHS, encoded by the coding sequence ATGGAAATTAGTGAATTACTAAAAAAATACCGAATGGCACAAAAAAAGTCCCAACAGGAATGGTCGGGAGATATTATTAGTAGATCTTTTTATGCCAAGGTAGAGCGAGGTGTTCATCGAATATCTTTTGAAGATTTACTTAATCTTCTAAATTTTAATCATATATCAGTAATTGAATTTATAAATAAGCTAAGTTCAGATAACTATCCATCAAATGAAAAAGAAAAGCATTTATACCATTACATTATAAATTCTTATTATCAAAAGTCAGAAACCAACCTAATCAATGCAAAAGAACAAGTTGCAAATTCTAATTTATTTAATAAAAAAGAATTGCTCATACTAATTAATTCTTTAATCGCCTTGGTAAATAATAATTTTGATAAAATCGATAAAGCAAGTAAAGTTGAAATTGAGACGACTCTTTTTAATATTGAAAATTTTAATGAGTTTAATTTAAAACTTTACTGTGACTGTATGCATTTTTATCCTTTACAGACTAACTTGATAATATCTAAGAATATTGTTCAAAAATTTCTCAAAATAGAAAAATTGCAAATTTCTGTTTTAGGAATTATTTCAAACATTTTAGGACTATGTATTGAACATAATTATTACTCAGAAACTGATTTTTTCATTGATAGCGCTGCCCAAATAACTACAAGACCAGAATTGTTCTTTTATAAAAATATGATTGAATTTTTCAAAAGCATGATTGCCTATCATTATGATCATAAAAAATATCATTTAGAATATTGTTTTTGGGTTATTAAAACTATTAAAACAAATGGGATGCCAGAATATGCAGAAGATCTAAAAAAATATTTATATCAAAATTGTCAGCCTCTAAAAAAAGAGATTGAAAGCAGAAAGAAATCACACAGTTAA
- the tpiA gene encoding triose-phosphate isomerase: protein MRTPIIAGNWKLHMNPEQTTEFVDAVKGKLPESTKVEALICAPAVDLDALRKAAKGSELKVGAENAYFEDEGAFTGETSPKVLKEMGMDYCIIGHSERRGYFHETDEDINKKAKALFANGITPIICCGESLQRREANQQEEWVVGQIEAALKDLSAEQVASLVIAYEPIWAIGTGKTASSDQAEEMCKTIRDTVKNLYNEETAANVRIQYGGSVNPGNVKELMAKPDIDGGLVGGASLKPDSFLALVNYQD, encoded by the coding sequence ATGCGTACACCAATTATTGCTGGTAACTGGAAGTTGCACATGAATCCAGAACAAACAACTGAATTTGTTGATGCAGTTAAAGGCAAGTTGCCAGAATCTACTAAAGTTGAAGCATTAATCTGTGCTCCAGCTGTTGACCTTGATGCTTTAAGAAAAGCTGCTAAGGGTTCAGAATTAAAAGTCGGTGCAGAGAATGCTTACTTTGAAGACGAAGGTGCATTTACTGGCGAAACTTCACCTAAAGTTTTGAAAGAAATGGGCATGGACTACTGCATTATCGGTCACTCAGAACGCCGCGGTTACTTCCATGAAACTGATGAAGACATTAACAAGAAGGCTAAGGCTTTGTTTGCTAATGGCATTACCCCAATCATTTGCTGTGGTGAATCACTTCAAAGACGTGAAGCTAATCAACAAGAAGAATGGGTTGTTGGCCAAATCGAAGCTGCCTTAAAAGACTTATCTGCTGAACAAGTTGCTAGTTTGGTAATTGCTTATGAACCAATCTGGGCAATTGGAACTGGTAAGACTGCTAGTTCAGACCAAGCCGAAGAAATGTGCAAGACTATTCGCGATACAGTTAAGAACTTATATAATGAAGAAACTGCCGCAAATGTTCGCATCCAATATGGTGGTTCTGTTAACCCTGGTAACGTTAAGGAATTAATGGCTAAACCTGATATTGATGGTGGTTTAGTTGGCGGTGCCAGCCTTAAGCCAGACTCATTCTTGGCTTTGGTTAATTACCAAGACTAA